The following coding sequences are from one Formosa haliotis window:
- a CDS encoding glycoside hydrolase family 88 protein, with product MKILKLTTAVFCMALLLSCNNKQEKKAQSDEVAIVAQKSNEDLILDKSVTKIKSTLQNLKSADSFPRNISKGQKDWNLVGVKDWCSGFWPGVLWYAYEYSKDPEIKAGAEKFTAPLKTIAYTPAENHDIGFMVYCSYGNGYRLTGNEDYKTILLSAADTLATLYNPKVGTILSWPVMKHKFQYNTIIDNMMNLELLFWAAKNGGDQRLYDIAKSHAEVSMKYLVRPDYSIYHVACFDEETGAFIEGRTHQGYSDDSMWARGQGWGIYGFSMSYRETGDEAFLTTAQKLADHFIERLPEDGMPYWDFDDPKIPNAPKDASAAGVVACGMLELSEQLKDTVLKEKYFNEAKKLITLLGSDAYFSGDTNEALLLHSTGHLPHDSEIDVPIIYSDYYFMEALLRLNKMEKSHMK from the coding sequence ATGAAGATTTTAAAACTTACTACAGCAGTTTTTTGTATGGCTCTCCTGCTGTCTTGTAATAATAAGCAAGAGAAAAAAGCACAGAGTGATGAGGTTGCAATAGTAGCACAAAAATCAAATGAAGATTTGATTTTAGATAAAAGTGTGACTAAAATTAAAAGCACCTTACAAAATCTAAAAAGTGCAGACAGTTTTCCTAGAAATATATCTAAAGGACAAAAAGATTGGAATTTAGTGGGGGTTAAAGATTGGTGTTCAGGTTTTTGGCCTGGTGTGCTTTGGTATGCTTACGAATATTCTAAAGATCCAGAAATTAAAGCAGGAGCAGAAAAATTTACAGCTCCGCTAAAAACAATAGCCTATACTCCAGCCGAAAATCATGATATCGGATTCATGGTATATTGTAGTTATGGAAACGGTTACAGATTAACCGGTAACGAAGATTATAAAACCATATTACTATCTGCCGCAGATACTTTAGCTACCCTTTATAACCCTAAGGTTGGGACTATTTTATCGTGGCCAGTAATGAAACATAAATTTCAGTACAACACGATCATAGATAATATGATGAACCTAGAGTTATTGTTTTGGGCAGCCAAAAACGGTGGCGATCAACGTTTGTACGATATTGCTAAAAGCCATGCAGAGGTATCTATGAAATATTTGGTACGCCCAGATTATTCTATTTATCACGTGGCTTGTTTTGATGAGGAAACGGGAGCTTTTATTGAAGGCCGTACACATCAAGGATATTCAGACGACTCTATGTGGGCCAGAGGTCAAGGTTGGGGAATTTACGGATTCTCTATGTCGTATAGAGAGACTGGAGATGAAGCCTTTTTAACTACCGCACAAAAATTAGCCGATCATTTCATCGAGCGTTTACCAGAAGACGGTATGCCGTATTGGGATTTTGACGATCCAAAAATTCCAAATGCACCAAAAGATGCATCCGCTGCAGGAGTTGTTGCTTGCGGAATGTTAGAGCTATCAGAACAATTAAAAGATACAGTATTAAAAGAAAAATATTTTAACGAAGCTAAAAAGCTGATAACCCTTTTAGGTTCTGATGCTTATTTTAGTGGCGATACAAATGAAGCCCTTTTGTTACATTCTACAGGGCATTTACCTCATGATTCAGAAATTGACGTTCCAATTATTTATTCAGATTATTACTTTATGGAAGCGCTTTTGCGATTGAATAAAATGGAAAAAAGTCATATGAAATAA